In Vanacampus margaritifer isolate UIUO_Vmar chromosome 9, RoL_Vmar_1.0, whole genome shotgun sequence, the following proteins share a genomic window:
- the LOC144058418 gene encoding sodium bicarbonate cotransporter 3-like isoform X2 — MAQDVSEQMRPLLTSEEEAVLDRGNTSSTLYTNFEAEELESHRALYVGIHVPLGQQKRRRHRHRGHRHERRRQDLPHEDACTPSQRVQFILGMEDDDEEHVPHQLFTELDELAFRDGEVLEWKETARWLKFEEDVEDGGERWSKPYVATLSLHSLFELRSCIMNGTVILDMRANGIEQIADLVIDSMLASGQLDEHIRDKVREAILKRHHHQNEKRLSKRIPLVRSLADIGKKYSDPHLLEQNGLLASPQSAPGNLDANKAAEAGVSTASHENSTVDFSKVDMNFMRKIPPGAEASNVLVGEVDFLEKPIVAFVRLAPAVLLSGLTQVPVPTRFLFLLLGPFGKGPQYHEIGRSMATLMTDEIFHDVAYKAKDGKDLLSGLDEFLDQVTVLPPGEWDPSIRIEPPKNVPSQEKRKIPSAPIGSIHSSDIIKRAEHDVGPELQRTGRLFGGLVKDIQRKAPFLLSDLTDAFSLQCLASILFLYCACMSPVITFGGLLGEATQGNISAIESLFGASLTGMTYSLFAGQPLTILGSTGPVLVFEKILFKFCCDYGLCYLSLRTSIGLWTAFMCLLLVATDASSLVCYITRFTEEAFAALICFIFIFEALEKLLHLGHVYPVSSANNLDNLTFYTCGCSHPTNATAEIRQIWRSLGYNSSASIPWEQLSVKHCQNLRGEFVGSACSHDGPFVPDVLFWSVILFFTTFFLSTFLKDFKNKRFFPTKVRSTISDFAIFLTILLMVLMDYLVGIPSPKLSVPDRFQPTSDNRGWLISPLGPNPWWSLLAAGIPALLCTILIFMDQQITAVIVNRKENKLTKGCGYHLDLLVVSLMIAVCSIMGLPWFVAATVLSITHVNSLKLESTCAAPGEQPKFLGVREQRFTGFMIFLLMGCSVFMTSILKFIPMPVLYGVFLYMGVSSLKGIQLFDRIQLFAMPPKHQPDLIYLRYVPLRKVYAFTAVQLSCLIALWLIKTSAIAVVFPMMVLALVFIRKLLDFGFSKRELSWLDDLIPESKKKKDDDKKKKREKEGAEWNLKGAVDNSAFDDDAKVVKDPVKSVKRWTDPSEVNISCELGKSGFCKSLSMMPNANKFLKPGSSQEPVPSVSVALEEDVRVPDVETAL; from the exons ATGGCACAAGACGTAAGCGAGCAGATGCGGCCGCTGTTGACATCA GAGGAGGAAGCAGTGCTGGACCGAGGGAACACAAGTTCCACACTTTACACCAACTTTGAGGCGGAGGAGCTGGAGA GTCACAGGGCACTGTACGTCGGCATCCACGTCCCTTTGGGCCAACAGAAACGACGGCGCCACCGTCACAGAGGACACAGACATGAGCGGCGGAGGCAGGATCTCCCGCATGAAGATGCCT GCACGCCCTCGCAGAGAGTCCAGTTCATCTTGGGCAtggaggacgacgacgaagagcaTGTCCCTCACCAACTCTTCACTGAGCTGGATGAGCTGGCATTCAGGGACGGAGAAGTCTTGGAGTGGAAGGAGACGGCCAG GTGGTTAAAGTTTGAGGAGGATGTGGAGGACGGTGGCGAGCGTTGGAGTAAACCTTACGTAGCCACCCTGTCGCTACACAGCCTGTTTGAGCTGCGCTCGTGCATCATGAATGGCACCGTGATACTCGACATGCGCGCCAACGGCATTGAGCAGATCGCAG ACTTGGTGATTGACAGCATGCTGGCGTCCGGTCAGCTGGACGAGCACATCCGAGACAAGGTGAGGGAAGCCATCTTGAAGCGCCACCACCATCAGAACGAGAAGAGGCTGAGCAAGCGCATCCCGCTAGTGCGATCCCTCGCTGACATCGGCAAGAAGTATTCTGACCCTCATCTGCTGGAACAAAATG GTCTTTTGGCATCCCCTCAGTCGGCTCCCGGGAACCTGGATGCTAACAAAGCGGCGGAAGCTGGCGTCAGCACCGCTAGTCATGAAAACAGCACAGTGGACTTCAGCAAG GTGGACATGAACTTCATGAGGAAGATTCCTCCTGGTGCCGAAGCCTCCAACGTGCTGGTGGGGGAAGTGGACTTCCTGGAAAAGCCCATCGTTGCTTTCGTTCGACTGGCGCCCGCCGTGCTCCTATCCGGACTCACCCAGGTGCCAGTGCCCACCAG GTTCCTCTTCCTTCTGCTTGGTCCATTCGGAAAAGGTCCGCAGTACCACGAGATCGGACGTTCCATGGCCACGCTGATGACAGACGAG ATTTTCCATGATGTGGCCTACAAGGCTAAGGATGGCAAAGACCTGCTGTCAGGACTGGACGAGTTCCTGGATCAAGTGACCGTCCTCCCGCCGGGCGAGTGGGACCCTAGCATTCGCATTGAACCGCCCAAGAATGTCCCCTCTCAG GAGAAGCGAAAGATTCCTTCTGCCCCAATTGGCTCCATCCATAGCTCTGACATCATCAAGAGGGCGGAGCATGATGTTGGCCCAGAGCTGCAGAGGACGGGAAG GCTGTTTGGCGGTCTGGTCAAGGACATCCAGAGAAAGGCCCCCTTTCTACTCAGTGACCTGACAGATGCCTTCAGCCTGCAGTGTTTGGCGTCAATCCTTTTCCTGTACTGCGCCTGCATGTCGCCCGTCATCACCTTCGGAGGCCTGCTGGGAGAAGCCACCCAAGGAAACATA AGTGCCATTGAATCTCTGTTTGGGGCGTCCCTGACGGGCATGACCTACTCTTTGTTTGCGGGTCAGCCACTTACCATTCTGGGCAGTACCGGACCTGTCCTGGTTTTTGAGAAGATCCTCTTCAAGTTCTGCTG TGACTACGGCCTGTGCTACTTGTCCCTGCGGACCAGCATCGGGCTGTGGACCGCCTTCATGTGCCTGCTGCTGGTGGCCACCGACGCCAGCTCCCTGGTCTGCTACATCACGCGCTTCACCGAGGAGGCCTTCGCCGCCCTCATctgcttcatcttcatcttcgaGGCCCTGGAGAAGCTGCTGCACCTGGGGCACGTCTACCCGGTCAGCAGTGCCAACAACCTGGACAATCTGACCTTTTACAC GTGTGGATGTTCTCATCCCACCAATGCCACCGCTGAGATACGTCAGATTTGGAGGAGCTTGGGCTACAACTCCTCGGCGAGCATCCCATGGGAGCAGCTGAGCGTGAAG CACTGTCAGAACTTGCGCGGTGAATTTGTGGGCTCGGCTTGCAGCCACGACGGTCCCTTCGTCCCCGACGTCCTGTTCTGGTCCGTCATTCTCTTCTTCACCACCTTCTTCTTGTCTACATTCCTCAAAGACTTCAAGAACAAGAGATTTTTCCCCACAAAG GTTCGATCGACCATCAGCGACTTTGCCATCTTCCTGACCATCTTGTTAATGGTGCTGATGGATTATCTGGTAGGAATTCCATCTCCCAAGCTCAGTGTCCCGGACCGCTTCCAG CCTACTTCCGACAATCGTGGTTGGCTCATCTCACCGTTGGGCCCCAACCCCTGGTGGTCGCTGCTGGCTGCCGGGATTCCCGCTCTGCTCTGCACCATCCTTATTTTCATGGACCAGCAGATCACCGCCGTCATCGTGAACAGGAAGGAAAACAAGCTGACG AAAGGCTGCGGCTACCATTTGGACCTGCTGGTGGTGTCGCTGATGATAGCCGTGTGCTCCATCATGGGCCTTCCGTGGTTCGTGGCGGCGACTGTCCTCTCCATCACACATGTCAACAGCTTGAAGCTGGAGTCGACGTGCGCCGCCCCGGGCGAGCAGCCCAAGTTCCTGGGCGTCCGGGAACAGCGCTTCACCGGTTTTATGATCTTCCTCCTCATGGGCTGCTCCGTCTTCATGACGTCCATCCTCAAG TTCATCCCGATGCCCGTTCTGTACGGTGTGTTCCTCTACATGGGCGTGTCCTCGCTCAAAGGCATTCAG CTCTTCGACCGCATCCAACTGTTCGCCATGCCGCCCAAGCATCAGCCGGACCTTATCTACCTTCGCTACGTGCCGCTGAGGAAGGTGTACGCCTTCACTGCTGTGCAGCTCTCCTGCCTGATCGCATTGTGGCTCATTAAAACCTCTGCTATCGCCGTTGTCTTCCCCATGATG GTTCTGGCGCTAGTGTTCATCCGGAAACTTCTGGACTTCGGCTTCAGCAAGCGAGAGCTGAGCTGGCTGGATGACCTCATACCGGAGAGCAAGAAGAAAAAGGATGacgacaagaagaagaagagggagAAGGAA GGTGCTGAGTGGAATTTGAAGGGGGCGGTGGACAACTCTGCGTTCGACGACGACGCAAAAGTCGTCAAGGACCCTGTGAAAAGTGTGAAACGATG GACAGACCCGTCTGAGGTGAACATCTCATGTGAGTTGGGTAAAAGTGGCTTCTGTAAGTCTCTCTCCATGATGCCGAACGCCAACAAATTTCTGAAGCCAGGCAGCAG TCAGGAGCCCGTGCCCAGCGTGAGCGTGGCGCTTGAAGAGGATGTGAGAGTCCCAGACGTCGAGACGGCGTTATGA
- the LOC144058418 gene encoding sodium bicarbonate cotransporter 3-like isoform X1 — protein sequence MAQDVSEQMRPLLTSEEEAVLDRGNTSSTLYTNFEAEELESHRALYVGIHVPLGQQKRRRHRHRGHRHERRRQDLPHEDACESPSYGTPSQRVQFILGMEDDDEEHVPHQLFTELDELAFRDGEVLEWKETARWLKFEEDVEDGGERWSKPYVATLSLHSLFELRSCIMNGTVILDMRANGIEQIADLVIDSMLASGQLDEHIRDKVREAILKRHHHQNEKRLSKRIPLVRSLADIGKKYSDPHLLEQNGLLASPQSAPGNLDANKAAEAGVSTASHENSTVDFSKVDMNFMRKIPPGAEASNVLVGEVDFLEKPIVAFVRLAPAVLLSGLTQVPVPTRFLFLLLGPFGKGPQYHEIGRSMATLMTDEIFHDVAYKAKDGKDLLSGLDEFLDQVTVLPPGEWDPSIRIEPPKNVPSQEKRKIPSAPIGSIHSSDIIKRAEHDVGPELQRTGRLFGGLVKDIQRKAPFLLSDLTDAFSLQCLASILFLYCACMSPVITFGGLLGEATQGNISAIESLFGASLTGMTYSLFAGQPLTILGSTGPVLVFEKILFKFCCDYGLCYLSLRTSIGLWTAFMCLLLVATDASSLVCYITRFTEEAFAALICFIFIFEALEKLLHLGHVYPVSSANNLDNLTFYTCGCSHPTNATAEIRQIWRSLGYNSSASIPWEQLSVKHCQNLRGEFVGSACSHDGPFVPDVLFWSVILFFTTFFLSTFLKDFKNKRFFPTKVRSTISDFAIFLTILLMVLMDYLVGIPSPKLSVPDRFQPTSDNRGWLISPLGPNPWWSLLAAGIPALLCTILIFMDQQITAVIVNRKENKLTKGCGYHLDLLVVSLMIAVCSIMGLPWFVAATVLSITHVNSLKLESTCAAPGEQPKFLGVREQRFTGFMIFLLMGCSVFMTSILKFIPMPVLYGVFLYMGVSSLKGIQLFDRIQLFAMPPKHQPDLIYLRYVPLRKVYAFTAVQLSCLIALWLIKTSAIAVVFPMMVLALVFIRKLLDFGFSKRELSWLDDLIPESKKKKDDDKKKKREKEGAEWNLKGAVDNSAFDDDAKVVKDPVKSVKRWTDPSEVNISCELGKSGFCKSLSMMPNANKFLKPGSSQEPVPSVSVALEEDVRVPDVETAL from the exons ATGGCACAAGACGTAAGCGAGCAGATGCGGCCGCTGTTGACATCA GAGGAGGAAGCAGTGCTGGACCGAGGGAACACAAGTTCCACACTTTACACCAACTTTGAGGCGGAGGAGCTGGAGA GTCACAGGGCACTGTACGTCGGCATCCACGTCCCTTTGGGCCAACAGAAACGACGGCGCCACCGTCACAGAGGACACAGACATGAGCGGCGGAGGCAGGATCTCCCGCATGAAGATGCCTGTGAGTCGCCTTCGTACG GCACGCCCTCGCAGAGAGTCCAGTTCATCTTGGGCAtggaggacgacgacgaagagcaTGTCCCTCACCAACTCTTCACTGAGCTGGATGAGCTGGCATTCAGGGACGGAGAAGTCTTGGAGTGGAAGGAGACGGCCAG GTGGTTAAAGTTTGAGGAGGATGTGGAGGACGGTGGCGAGCGTTGGAGTAAACCTTACGTAGCCACCCTGTCGCTACACAGCCTGTTTGAGCTGCGCTCGTGCATCATGAATGGCACCGTGATACTCGACATGCGCGCCAACGGCATTGAGCAGATCGCAG ACTTGGTGATTGACAGCATGCTGGCGTCCGGTCAGCTGGACGAGCACATCCGAGACAAGGTGAGGGAAGCCATCTTGAAGCGCCACCACCATCAGAACGAGAAGAGGCTGAGCAAGCGCATCCCGCTAGTGCGATCCCTCGCTGACATCGGCAAGAAGTATTCTGACCCTCATCTGCTGGAACAAAATG GTCTTTTGGCATCCCCTCAGTCGGCTCCCGGGAACCTGGATGCTAACAAAGCGGCGGAAGCTGGCGTCAGCACCGCTAGTCATGAAAACAGCACAGTGGACTTCAGCAAG GTGGACATGAACTTCATGAGGAAGATTCCTCCTGGTGCCGAAGCCTCCAACGTGCTGGTGGGGGAAGTGGACTTCCTGGAAAAGCCCATCGTTGCTTTCGTTCGACTGGCGCCCGCCGTGCTCCTATCCGGACTCACCCAGGTGCCAGTGCCCACCAG GTTCCTCTTCCTTCTGCTTGGTCCATTCGGAAAAGGTCCGCAGTACCACGAGATCGGACGTTCCATGGCCACGCTGATGACAGACGAG ATTTTCCATGATGTGGCCTACAAGGCTAAGGATGGCAAAGACCTGCTGTCAGGACTGGACGAGTTCCTGGATCAAGTGACCGTCCTCCCGCCGGGCGAGTGGGACCCTAGCATTCGCATTGAACCGCCCAAGAATGTCCCCTCTCAG GAGAAGCGAAAGATTCCTTCTGCCCCAATTGGCTCCATCCATAGCTCTGACATCATCAAGAGGGCGGAGCATGATGTTGGCCCAGAGCTGCAGAGGACGGGAAG GCTGTTTGGCGGTCTGGTCAAGGACATCCAGAGAAAGGCCCCCTTTCTACTCAGTGACCTGACAGATGCCTTCAGCCTGCAGTGTTTGGCGTCAATCCTTTTCCTGTACTGCGCCTGCATGTCGCCCGTCATCACCTTCGGAGGCCTGCTGGGAGAAGCCACCCAAGGAAACATA AGTGCCATTGAATCTCTGTTTGGGGCGTCCCTGACGGGCATGACCTACTCTTTGTTTGCGGGTCAGCCACTTACCATTCTGGGCAGTACCGGACCTGTCCTGGTTTTTGAGAAGATCCTCTTCAAGTTCTGCTG TGACTACGGCCTGTGCTACTTGTCCCTGCGGACCAGCATCGGGCTGTGGACCGCCTTCATGTGCCTGCTGCTGGTGGCCACCGACGCCAGCTCCCTGGTCTGCTACATCACGCGCTTCACCGAGGAGGCCTTCGCCGCCCTCATctgcttcatcttcatcttcgaGGCCCTGGAGAAGCTGCTGCACCTGGGGCACGTCTACCCGGTCAGCAGTGCCAACAACCTGGACAATCTGACCTTTTACAC GTGTGGATGTTCTCATCCCACCAATGCCACCGCTGAGATACGTCAGATTTGGAGGAGCTTGGGCTACAACTCCTCGGCGAGCATCCCATGGGAGCAGCTGAGCGTGAAG CACTGTCAGAACTTGCGCGGTGAATTTGTGGGCTCGGCTTGCAGCCACGACGGTCCCTTCGTCCCCGACGTCCTGTTCTGGTCCGTCATTCTCTTCTTCACCACCTTCTTCTTGTCTACATTCCTCAAAGACTTCAAGAACAAGAGATTTTTCCCCACAAAG GTTCGATCGACCATCAGCGACTTTGCCATCTTCCTGACCATCTTGTTAATGGTGCTGATGGATTATCTGGTAGGAATTCCATCTCCCAAGCTCAGTGTCCCGGACCGCTTCCAG CCTACTTCCGACAATCGTGGTTGGCTCATCTCACCGTTGGGCCCCAACCCCTGGTGGTCGCTGCTGGCTGCCGGGATTCCCGCTCTGCTCTGCACCATCCTTATTTTCATGGACCAGCAGATCACCGCCGTCATCGTGAACAGGAAGGAAAACAAGCTGACG AAAGGCTGCGGCTACCATTTGGACCTGCTGGTGGTGTCGCTGATGATAGCCGTGTGCTCCATCATGGGCCTTCCGTGGTTCGTGGCGGCGACTGTCCTCTCCATCACACATGTCAACAGCTTGAAGCTGGAGTCGACGTGCGCCGCCCCGGGCGAGCAGCCCAAGTTCCTGGGCGTCCGGGAACAGCGCTTCACCGGTTTTATGATCTTCCTCCTCATGGGCTGCTCCGTCTTCATGACGTCCATCCTCAAG TTCATCCCGATGCCCGTTCTGTACGGTGTGTTCCTCTACATGGGCGTGTCCTCGCTCAAAGGCATTCAG CTCTTCGACCGCATCCAACTGTTCGCCATGCCGCCCAAGCATCAGCCGGACCTTATCTACCTTCGCTACGTGCCGCTGAGGAAGGTGTACGCCTTCACTGCTGTGCAGCTCTCCTGCCTGATCGCATTGTGGCTCATTAAAACCTCTGCTATCGCCGTTGTCTTCCCCATGATG GTTCTGGCGCTAGTGTTCATCCGGAAACTTCTGGACTTCGGCTTCAGCAAGCGAGAGCTGAGCTGGCTGGATGACCTCATACCGGAGAGCAAGAAGAAAAAGGATGacgacaagaagaagaagagggagAAGGAA GGTGCTGAGTGGAATTTGAAGGGGGCGGTGGACAACTCTGCGTTCGACGACGACGCAAAAGTCGTCAAGGACCCTGTGAAAAGTGTGAAACGATG GACAGACCCGTCTGAGGTGAACATCTCATGTGAGTTGGGTAAAAGTGGCTTCTGTAAGTCTCTCTCCATGATGCCGAACGCCAACAAATTTCTGAAGCCAGGCAGCAG TCAGGAGCCCGTGCCCAGCGTGAGCGTGGCGCTTGAAGAGGATGTGAGAGTCCCAGACGTCGAGACGGCGTTATGA
- the LOC144058418 gene encoding sodium bicarbonate cotransporter 3-like isoform X3, with amino-acid sequence MEDDDEEHVPHQLFTELDELAFRDGEVLEWKETARWLKFEEDVEDGGERWSKPYVATLSLHSLFELRSCIMNGTVILDMRANGIEQIADLVIDSMLASGQLDEHIRDKVREAILKRHHHQNEKRLSKRIPLVRSLADIGKKYSDPHLLEQNGLLASPQSAPGNLDANKAAEAGVSTASHENSTVDFSKVDMNFMRKIPPGAEASNVLVGEVDFLEKPIVAFVRLAPAVLLSGLTQVPVPTRFLFLLLGPFGKGPQYHEIGRSMATLMTDEIFHDVAYKAKDGKDLLSGLDEFLDQVTVLPPGEWDPSIRIEPPKNVPSQEKRKIPSAPIGSIHSSDIIKRAEHDVGPELQRTGRLFGGLVKDIQRKAPFLLSDLTDAFSLQCLASILFLYCACMSPVITFGGLLGEATQGNISAIESLFGASLTGMTYSLFAGQPLTILGSTGPVLVFEKILFKFCCDYGLCYLSLRTSIGLWTAFMCLLLVATDASSLVCYITRFTEEAFAALICFIFIFEALEKLLHLGHVYPVSSANNLDNLTFYTCGCSHPTNATAEIRQIWRSLGYNSSASIPWEQLSVKHCQNLRGEFVGSACSHDGPFVPDVLFWSVILFFTTFFLSTFLKDFKNKRFFPTKVRSTISDFAIFLTILLMVLMDYLVGIPSPKLSVPDRFQPTSDNRGWLISPLGPNPWWSLLAAGIPALLCTILIFMDQQITAVIVNRKENKLTKGCGYHLDLLVVSLMIAVCSIMGLPWFVAATVLSITHVNSLKLESTCAAPGEQPKFLGVREQRFTGFMIFLLMGCSVFMTSILKFIPMPVLYGVFLYMGVSSLKGIQLFDRIQLFAMPPKHQPDLIYLRYVPLRKVYAFTAVQLSCLIALWLIKTSAIAVVFPMMVLALVFIRKLLDFGFSKRELSWLDDLIPESKKKKDDDKKKKREKEGAEWNLKGAVDNSAFDDDAKVVKDPVKSVKRWTDPSEVNISCELGKSGFCKSLSMMPNANKFLKPGSSQEPVPSVSVALEEDVRVPDVETAL; translated from the exons AtggaggacgacgacgaagagcaTGTCCCTCACCAACTCTTCACTGAGCTGGATGAGCTGGCATTCAGGGACGGAGAAGTCTTGGAGTGGAAGGAGACGGCCAG GTGGTTAAAGTTTGAGGAGGATGTGGAGGACGGTGGCGAGCGTTGGAGTAAACCTTACGTAGCCACCCTGTCGCTACACAGCCTGTTTGAGCTGCGCTCGTGCATCATGAATGGCACCGTGATACTCGACATGCGCGCCAACGGCATTGAGCAGATCGCAG ACTTGGTGATTGACAGCATGCTGGCGTCCGGTCAGCTGGACGAGCACATCCGAGACAAGGTGAGGGAAGCCATCTTGAAGCGCCACCACCATCAGAACGAGAAGAGGCTGAGCAAGCGCATCCCGCTAGTGCGATCCCTCGCTGACATCGGCAAGAAGTATTCTGACCCTCATCTGCTGGAACAAAATG GTCTTTTGGCATCCCCTCAGTCGGCTCCCGGGAACCTGGATGCTAACAAAGCGGCGGAAGCTGGCGTCAGCACCGCTAGTCATGAAAACAGCACAGTGGACTTCAGCAAG GTGGACATGAACTTCATGAGGAAGATTCCTCCTGGTGCCGAAGCCTCCAACGTGCTGGTGGGGGAAGTGGACTTCCTGGAAAAGCCCATCGTTGCTTTCGTTCGACTGGCGCCCGCCGTGCTCCTATCCGGACTCACCCAGGTGCCAGTGCCCACCAG GTTCCTCTTCCTTCTGCTTGGTCCATTCGGAAAAGGTCCGCAGTACCACGAGATCGGACGTTCCATGGCCACGCTGATGACAGACGAG ATTTTCCATGATGTGGCCTACAAGGCTAAGGATGGCAAAGACCTGCTGTCAGGACTGGACGAGTTCCTGGATCAAGTGACCGTCCTCCCGCCGGGCGAGTGGGACCCTAGCATTCGCATTGAACCGCCCAAGAATGTCCCCTCTCAG GAGAAGCGAAAGATTCCTTCTGCCCCAATTGGCTCCATCCATAGCTCTGACATCATCAAGAGGGCGGAGCATGATGTTGGCCCAGAGCTGCAGAGGACGGGAAG GCTGTTTGGCGGTCTGGTCAAGGACATCCAGAGAAAGGCCCCCTTTCTACTCAGTGACCTGACAGATGCCTTCAGCCTGCAGTGTTTGGCGTCAATCCTTTTCCTGTACTGCGCCTGCATGTCGCCCGTCATCACCTTCGGAGGCCTGCTGGGAGAAGCCACCCAAGGAAACATA AGTGCCATTGAATCTCTGTTTGGGGCGTCCCTGACGGGCATGACCTACTCTTTGTTTGCGGGTCAGCCACTTACCATTCTGGGCAGTACCGGACCTGTCCTGGTTTTTGAGAAGATCCTCTTCAAGTTCTGCTG TGACTACGGCCTGTGCTACTTGTCCCTGCGGACCAGCATCGGGCTGTGGACCGCCTTCATGTGCCTGCTGCTGGTGGCCACCGACGCCAGCTCCCTGGTCTGCTACATCACGCGCTTCACCGAGGAGGCCTTCGCCGCCCTCATctgcttcatcttcatcttcgaGGCCCTGGAGAAGCTGCTGCACCTGGGGCACGTCTACCCGGTCAGCAGTGCCAACAACCTGGACAATCTGACCTTTTACAC GTGTGGATGTTCTCATCCCACCAATGCCACCGCTGAGATACGTCAGATTTGGAGGAGCTTGGGCTACAACTCCTCGGCGAGCATCCCATGGGAGCAGCTGAGCGTGAAG CACTGTCAGAACTTGCGCGGTGAATTTGTGGGCTCGGCTTGCAGCCACGACGGTCCCTTCGTCCCCGACGTCCTGTTCTGGTCCGTCATTCTCTTCTTCACCACCTTCTTCTTGTCTACATTCCTCAAAGACTTCAAGAACAAGAGATTTTTCCCCACAAAG GTTCGATCGACCATCAGCGACTTTGCCATCTTCCTGACCATCTTGTTAATGGTGCTGATGGATTATCTGGTAGGAATTCCATCTCCCAAGCTCAGTGTCCCGGACCGCTTCCAG CCTACTTCCGACAATCGTGGTTGGCTCATCTCACCGTTGGGCCCCAACCCCTGGTGGTCGCTGCTGGCTGCCGGGATTCCCGCTCTGCTCTGCACCATCCTTATTTTCATGGACCAGCAGATCACCGCCGTCATCGTGAACAGGAAGGAAAACAAGCTGACG AAAGGCTGCGGCTACCATTTGGACCTGCTGGTGGTGTCGCTGATGATAGCCGTGTGCTCCATCATGGGCCTTCCGTGGTTCGTGGCGGCGACTGTCCTCTCCATCACACATGTCAACAGCTTGAAGCTGGAGTCGACGTGCGCCGCCCCGGGCGAGCAGCCCAAGTTCCTGGGCGTCCGGGAACAGCGCTTCACCGGTTTTATGATCTTCCTCCTCATGGGCTGCTCCGTCTTCATGACGTCCATCCTCAAG TTCATCCCGATGCCCGTTCTGTACGGTGTGTTCCTCTACATGGGCGTGTCCTCGCTCAAAGGCATTCAG CTCTTCGACCGCATCCAACTGTTCGCCATGCCGCCCAAGCATCAGCCGGACCTTATCTACCTTCGCTACGTGCCGCTGAGGAAGGTGTACGCCTTCACTGCTGTGCAGCTCTCCTGCCTGATCGCATTGTGGCTCATTAAAACCTCTGCTATCGCCGTTGTCTTCCCCATGATG GTTCTGGCGCTAGTGTTCATCCGGAAACTTCTGGACTTCGGCTTCAGCAAGCGAGAGCTGAGCTGGCTGGATGACCTCATACCGGAGAGCAAGAAGAAAAAGGATGacgacaagaagaagaagagggagAAGGAA GGTGCTGAGTGGAATTTGAAGGGGGCGGTGGACAACTCTGCGTTCGACGACGACGCAAAAGTCGTCAAGGACCCTGTGAAAAGTGTGAAACGATG GACAGACCCGTCTGAGGTGAACATCTCATGTGAGTTGGGTAAAAGTGGCTTCTGTAAGTCTCTCTCCATGATGCCGAACGCCAACAAATTTCTGAAGCCAGGCAGCAG TCAGGAGCCCGTGCCCAGCGTGAGCGTGGCGCTTGAAGAGGATGTGAGAGTCCCAGACGTCGAGACGGCGTTATGA
- the LOC144058421 gene encoding complement C1q tumor necrosis factor-related protein 4-like — MFVRVSVVLLLSVVVARCGPAQPLDRRTELDGIRAAVEDLKADRRAMMQRLERAERELNTFQETPKIAFAASLGGNGAQKTTSGNIDLIYRDVLTNVGGAYNAETGEFTAPIRGVYYIRFTANAPTDFTMSAVMYKNNVKIQLIVHEQPSGEGSDTASNGAALLLEKGDKLKMVLWHNTHIWDNSNHHSTFSGFLVFPLIDEAPMEFDVESEMKNLKASMTQLQTENTELKERMESTETELREMRNVPKVAFAASLGGNGLQKTTSGMQKLLFKDVLTNIGEAYNPDTGDFTAPVRGVYYIRFTANAPTNFPMSAVLYKNNGRVQLIAHEQPSGEGSDTASNGATLLLEKGDKLSLNLWHNTQVWDNSNHHTTFSGFLLFTQ; from the exons ATGTTTGTACGTGTCTCGGTTGTGCTGTTGCTATCAGTGGTGGTTGCGCGATGCGGCCCGGCTCAGCCGCTGGACCGTCGGACCGAGCTGGACGGCATCCGGGCGGCTGTGGAGGACCTGAAGGCCGACAGACGAG CCATGATGCAGCGTCTGGAGAGGGCTGAGAGGGAGTTGAACACATTCCAAG AAACTCCCAAGATTGCCTTTGCTGCCTCTCTGGGGGGAAACGGCGCCCAGAAGACGACATCCGGAAACATAGATCTGATCTACAGGGACGTCTTGACCAATGTCGGGGGGGCTTATAATGCGGAGACAG GCGAGTTCACCGCACCCATTCGGGGCGTTTACTACATCCGCTTCACCGCCAACGCACCCACCGACTTCACCATGAGTGCCGTGATGTACAAGAACAATGTCAAGATCCAGCTCATTGTCCACGAGCAGCCGTCAGGGGAGGGCAGCGACACGGCGTCCAACGGCGCCGCCCTGCTGCTGGAGAAGGGAGACAAGCTGAAGATGGTGCTGTGGCACAACACGCACATCTGGGACAACAGCAACCACCACAGCACCTTCAGCGGATTTCTGGTTTTCCCACT GATCGATGAAGCTCCGATGGAGTTTGACGTCGAGTCTGAGATGAAGAACCTTAAGGCTTCGATGACACAGCTCCAAACGGAAaacacag AACTCAAAGAACGAATGGAGAGCACCGAGACGGAGCTGAGAGAGATGAGAA ATGTGCCCAAGGTGGCGTTTGCGGCGTCTCTGGGCGGTAATGGCCTCCAAAAGACAACGTCCGGAATGCAGAAGCTCCTCTTCAAGGACGTCCTCACCAACATTGGTGAGGCTTACAACCCGGACACAG GTGATTTCACGGCGCCCGTACGCGGCGTCTACTACATCCGCTTTACCGCCAACGCGCCCACCAACTTCCCCATGAGCGCCGTGCTGTATAAGAACAACGGCAGGGTGCAGCTCATTGCCCACGAGCAGCCGTCGGGGGAGGGCAGCGACACGGCGTCCAACggcgccactctgctgctggAAAAGGGTGACAAGCTCTCCCTGAATCTGTGGCACAACACGCAGGTCTGGGACAACAGCAACCACCACACCACCTTCAGCGGATTCCTGCTTTTCACCCAGTGA